The following coding sequences lie in one Mucilaginibacter sp. KACC 22773 genomic window:
- a CDS encoding response regulator, with protein MLTKPIQIALVDDHRLFRSGIAALIDSFGGYNILFEAAHGQELIRSIDSGMVPDIILLDINMPVMDGISTAQWLRKYHPSIRIIILSMFEDAEKVLLMVRAGVKGYLLKDAEPDEFERALIKVSEGDLFYPDFVTRHLLNNFNIDKEAQVQLNPREIEFLRLTSTELTYKEIADTMNISVRTVDSFRDHLFEKLQIKSRVGLVLYSIKNKLIDL; from the coding sequence ATGCTAACGAAACCCATTCAAATAGCCCTGGTAGATGATCATCGCCTTTTCAGGAGTGGCATTGCAGCGCTCATTGATAGCTTTGGCGGCTATAATATACTATTTGAAGCCGCGCACGGGCAGGAATTAATACGAAGCATCGATTCTGGCATGGTTCCCGATATTATTTTGCTTGATATTAATATGCCTGTGATGGACGGCATATCTACCGCTCAGTGGCTCCGCAAATATCATCCGTCTATCCGCATCATTATCCTATCTATGTTTGAAGATGCCGAGAAAGTACTATTAATGGTAAGGGCTGGCGTAAAAGGATATTTGCTAAAAGATGCCGAACCGGATGAATTTGAACGCGCGCTGATTAAAGTAAGCGAAGGCGACTTGTTTTACCCGGATTTTGTTACCCGCCACCTGTTAAATAATTTCAATATTGATAAGGAAGCCCAGGTACAGCTAAACCCCCGCGAAATTGAATTTCTGCGCCTTACAAGCACCGAACTTACCTATAAGGAGATTGCCGACACCATGAATATCAGCGTGCGTACGGTTGATAGTTTCCGCGATCATCTGTTTGAAAAACTACAGATAAAAAGCCGGGTGGGACTGGTTTTATACAGCATTAAAAACAAGCTGATAGATTTGTAA
- a CDS encoding sensor histidine kinase, translating into MLFKDEEVILIIIAGTALLLLLGFFMVGFLLMFQKKQNKNAMEKAELKSSFKQELLKTRIEIQEETLNYVSREMHDNITQVLSFVKLNMGLLANKLGGEEKVKLNDSRELIAQTITDLRNLSKSLSFEHINSLGLVKTLELEAIRVNKSGLINMDLNVEGEMYTLGEQRELVLFRIFQEALNNALKHADAANIKIGLYYNAQMFNLTIEDDGAGFQPELLTDKSGSGLRNMKNRAGLIGAEAVITSSLKQGCTIKLSLNPLVEENYANETHSNSPGR; encoded by the coding sequence ATGCTTTTCAAAGACGAAGAAGTTATCCTTATCATTATAGCCGGTACTGCGTTACTGCTTTTGCTGGGATTTTTTATGGTCGGTTTTTTATTGATGTTTCAAAAAAAACAAAATAAGAATGCCATGGAGAAGGCCGAGCTGAAATCGTCGTTTAAACAGGAGTTGTTAAAAACCCGGATAGAAATACAGGAAGAAACCCTGAACTACGTAAGCCGCGAGATGCATGATAACATTACACAGGTATTATCGTTTGTAAAACTCAATATGGGCCTGTTGGCCAACAAACTCGGCGGCGAGGAAAAGGTAAAGTTGAATGACAGCCGCGAACTTATTGCGCAAACCATTACAGATTTGCGTAACCTGTCAAAAAGTTTAAGCTTTGAACATATCAACTCATTAGGCCTGGTGAAAACGCTGGAACTGGAAGCGATAAGGGTGAACAAAAGCGGCCTTATTAATATGGATTTAAACGTTGAGGGCGAAATGTACACCCTTGGCGAGCAGCGCGAACTGGTATTGTTCAGGATATTTCAGGAGGCGTTAAATAACGCGTTGAAACATGCGGATGCAGCAAACATAAAAATCGGTTTGTATTATAATGCACAAATGTTTAATTTGACCATCGAAGATGATGGCGCAGGTTTCCAACCCGAATTGCTGACCGACAAAAGCGGATCGGGATTGCGTAACATGAAAAATAGGGCGGGTTTGATTGGGGCAGAGGCTGTTATAACCAGTTCGCTCAAACAAGGCTGTACTATTAAGTTATCACTTAACCCCCTGGTTGAAGAAAATTATGCTAACGAAACCCATTCAAATAGCCCTGGTAGATGA